From a single Balearica regulorum gibbericeps isolate bBalReg1 chromosome 11, bBalReg1.pri, whole genome shotgun sequence genomic region:
- the ZBTB33 gene encoding transcriptional regulator Kaiso isoform X1, translating to MDVREAAAPGMEGKKLISATDTQYSNVLLQSLNEQRGHGLFCDVTVIVEDRKFRAHRNILSASSTYFHQLFSVAGQVVELSFVRAEIFAEILNYIYSSKIISIRSDLLDELIKSGQQLGVKFIADLGVPPSEGKNMPSEVKDGASETSTSSPGQKDAETQVPVIRPESQEVTDGMPVITQSFSLHGIEYETTKITVSDSDDEDDDVIFCSEIVPPKECTKDTNAATQNQLCPSPAGVSDQKSCGSGGSPHLMSTAAAQKLTSSASQLSPNQTKSSAESLISATPQHLTPNIIVLNKPLLNSSLSASSSHQTHVTPTINLLEENQPPSNNGSVAEVETTAVDDEEVVEDDVDIISSSSPGSVSSSSLVQQSSIPKAATTEGSGVQKKQVVTFSQEPFSKPGEFKIKISDVLSGNNKEFSSGIASTHVAEGQKIITLDTATEIEGLSTGCKVYANIGEDTYDIVIPVKGDSEEGEAKPDEKPRTSGGDSPNRKRMKVKHDDHYELIVDGRVYYICIVCKRSYACLTSLRRHFNVHSWEKKYPCRYCDKVFPLAEYRTKHEIHHTGERRYQCLTCGKSFINYQITASHIRSVHSQDPSGDTKLYRLHPCRSLQIRQYAYVTDHSSSIPVINEGGIVYRVGAGKDGTEGTTSNPPSKQITWDDIFIPQGNEAIFKQNPSEGSTEFEFVIPESY from the exons ATGGACgtgcgggaggcggcggcgccAG gaatggaggggaaaaaactgatTTCTGCGACAGACACACAGTATTCCAATGTGCTCCTTCAGTCTTTGAATGAACAACGCGGCCACGGACTTTTCTGTGATGTTACTGTCATTGTGGAAGACCGGAAATTTCGAGCTCACAGAAACATCCTTTCGGCCTCAAGCACATATTTTCACCAGCTTTTCTCAGTGGCTGGACAAGTGGTTGAACTGAGCTTTGTAAGAGCAGAAATTTTCGCAGAAATTCTTAACTATATTTATAGTTCCAAAATAATCAGCATTCGATCTGATTTACTTGATGAACTGATTAAATCAGGGCAACAGCTGGGTGTTAAATTCATAGCTGATCTGGGCGTACCTCCgtctgaaggaaaaaacatgcCAAGCGAGGTCAAAGATGGTGCTTCAGAAACTTCAACTTCTAGTCCAGGTCAAAAGGATGCTGAAACACAAGTACCTGTAATAAGGCCAGAGAGTCAAGAGGTAACGGATGGGATGCCGGTTATAACACAATCATTCTCCTTACATGGCATAGAATATGAGACTACAAAAATTACAGTGAGTGATTCAGATGATGAGGATGATGATGTAATTTTTTGCTCTGAGATTGTTCCTCCAAAAGAATGTACTAAAGATACAAATGCTGCAACCCAGAACCAGCTTTGCCCAAGTCCAGCTGGCGTTTCTGACCAAAAATCATGTGGCAGTGGCGGCTCTCCCCATTTGATGAGCACCGCAGCAGCTCAAAAACTCACTTCGTCTGCCAGTCAGCTAagcccaaaccaaacaaaatcaagtGCCGAATCACTTATCTCTGCAACACCGCAGCATTTGACTCCTAATATCATTGTGCTAAATAAGCCTCTACTTAACTCATCACTCAGTGCCAGCTCCTCGCATCAAACACACGTGACCCCTACAATTAATTTACTCGAGGAGAACCAGCCGCCATCTAATAATGGCTCCGTAGCTGAAGTGGAAACAACTGCTGTTGATGATGAAGAGGTTGTTGAAGATGATGTTGATATCATTAGCTCCTCTAGTCCTGGTTCAGTCAGCAGTAGCTCTTTGGTTCAGCAATCTTCTATACCTAAGGCAGCAACCACTGAAGGATCAGGTGTACAGAAAAAACAGGTTGTTACATTTTCACAAGAGCCATTTTCTAAACCtggagaatttaaaataaaaatctcagatgTCCTTAGTGGAAACAACAAGGAATTCAGTTCAGGTATAGCATCAACACATGTGGCAGAAGGGCAGAAAATCATAACGTTAGATACAGCAACTGAAATAGAAGGCTTATCCACGGGCTGTAAGGTTTACGCAAATATCGGTGAGGATACATACGACATAGTCATTCCTGTAAAGGGTGATTCTGAGGAAGGCGAAGCGAAGCCTGATGAAAAGCCTAGAACATCTGGTGGTGATTCTCCAAACAGGAAACGCATGAAAGTAAAGCACGATGACCATTACGAGCTCATAGTGGATGGAAGAGTCTACTATATTTGCATTGTGTGTAAGAGATCATATGCGTGTCTGACGAGTTTACGGAGACATTTTAACGTTCATTCCTGGGAGAAGAAGTATCCATGTCGATATTGCGACAAAGTTTTCCCTCTTGCAGAATACCGTACGAAGCATGAAATTCACCACACCGGTGAGCGAAGGTACCAGTGCTTGACGTGTGGCAAATCTTTCATCAACTACCAAATTACGGCCTCCCACATAAGATCAGTTCATAGCCAAGACCCTTCTGGAGATACCAAGCTTTATCGATTGCATCCTTGCAGGTCTTTGCAGATCAGACAGTATGCATACGTTACCGATCACTCAAGCAGTATACCAGTAATAAACGAGGGTGGAATTGTTTATCGTGTTGGTGCAGGGAAGGATGGCACTGAAGGAACAACATCTAACCCTCCATCCAAACAAATTACCTGGGATGACATTTTCATTCCACAGGGAAACgaagcaatttttaaacaaaatccatCGGAGGGAAGTACTGAATTTGAGTTTGTAATACCGGAATCATACTGA
- the ZBTB33 gene encoding transcriptional regulator Kaiso isoform X2, giving the protein MEGKKLISATDTQYSNVLLQSLNEQRGHGLFCDVTVIVEDRKFRAHRNILSASSTYFHQLFSVAGQVVELSFVRAEIFAEILNYIYSSKIISIRSDLLDELIKSGQQLGVKFIADLGVPPSEGKNMPSEVKDGASETSTSSPGQKDAETQVPVIRPESQEVTDGMPVITQSFSLHGIEYETTKITVSDSDDEDDDVIFCSEIVPPKECTKDTNAATQNQLCPSPAGVSDQKSCGSGGSPHLMSTAAAQKLTSSASQLSPNQTKSSAESLISATPQHLTPNIIVLNKPLLNSSLSASSSHQTHVTPTINLLEENQPPSNNGSVAEVETTAVDDEEVVEDDVDIISSSSPGSVSSSSLVQQSSIPKAATTEGSGVQKKQVVTFSQEPFSKPGEFKIKISDVLSGNNKEFSSGIASTHVAEGQKIITLDTATEIEGLSTGCKVYANIGEDTYDIVIPVKGDSEEGEAKPDEKPRTSGGDSPNRKRMKVKHDDHYELIVDGRVYYICIVCKRSYACLTSLRRHFNVHSWEKKYPCRYCDKVFPLAEYRTKHEIHHTGERRYQCLTCGKSFINYQITASHIRSVHSQDPSGDTKLYRLHPCRSLQIRQYAYVTDHSSSIPVINEGGIVYRVGAGKDGTEGTTSNPPSKQITWDDIFIPQGNEAIFKQNPSEGSTEFEFVIPESY; this is encoded by the coding sequence atggaggggaaaaaactgatTTCTGCGACAGACACACAGTATTCCAATGTGCTCCTTCAGTCTTTGAATGAACAACGCGGCCACGGACTTTTCTGTGATGTTACTGTCATTGTGGAAGACCGGAAATTTCGAGCTCACAGAAACATCCTTTCGGCCTCAAGCACATATTTTCACCAGCTTTTCTCAGTGGCTGGACAAGTGGTTGAACTGAGCTTTGTAAGAGCAGAAATTTTCGCAGAAATTCTTAACTATATTTATAGTTCCAAAATAATCAGCATTCGATCTGATTTACTTGATGAACTGATTAAATCAGGGCAACAGCTGGGTGTTAAATTCATAGCTGATCTGGGCGTACCTCCgtctgaaggaaaaaacatgcCAAGCGAGGTCAAAGATGGTGCTTCAGAAACTTCAACTTCTAGTCCAGGTCAAAAGGATGCTGAAACACAAGTACCTGTAATAAGGCCAGAGAGTCAAGAGGTAACGGATGGGATGCCGGTTATAACACAATCATTCTCCTTACATGGCATAGAATATGAGACTACAAAAATTACAGTGAGTGATTCAGATGATGAGGATGATGATGTAATTTTTTGCTCTGAGATTGTTCCTCCAAAAGAATGTACTAAAGATACAAATGCTGCAACCCAGAACCAGCTTTGCCCAAGTCCAGCTGGCGTTTCTGACCAAAAATCATGTGGCAGTGGCGGCTCTCCCCATTTGATGAGCACCGCAGCAGCTCAAAAACTCACTTCGTCTGCCAGTCAGCTAagcccaaaccaaacaaaatcaagtGCCGAATCACTTATCTCTGCAACACCGCAGCATTTGACTCCTAATATCATTGTGCTAAATAAGCCTCTACTTAACTCATCACTCAGTGCCAGCTCCTCGCATCAAACACACGTGACCCCTACAATTAATTTACTCGAGGAGAACCAGCCGCCATCTAATAATGGCTCCGTAGCTGAAGTGGAAACAACTGCTGTTGATGATGAAGAGGTTGTTGAAGATGATGTTGATATCATTAGCTCCTCTAGTCCTGGTTCAGTCAGCAGTAGCTCTTTGGTTCAGCAATCTTCTATACCTAAGGCAGCAACCACTGAAGGATCAGGTGTACAGAAAAAACAGGTTGTTACATTTTCACAAGAGCCATTTTCTAAACCtggagaatttaaaataaaaatctcagatgTCCTTAGTGGAAACAACAAGGAATTCAGTTCAGGTATAGCATCAACACATGTGGCAGAAGGGCAGAAAATCATAACGTTAGATACAGCAACTGAAATAGAAGGCTTATCCACGGGCTGTAAGGTTTACGCAAATATCGGTGAGGATACATACGACATAGTCATTCCTGTAAAGGGTGATTCTGAGGAAGGCGAAGCGAAGCCTGATGAAAAGCCTAGAACATCTGGTGGTGATTCTCCAAACAGGAAACGCATGAAAGTAAAGCACGATGACCATTACGAGCTCATAGTGGATGGAAGAGTCTACTATATTTGCATTGTGTGTAAGAGATCATATGCGTGTCTGACGAGTTTACGGAGACATTTTAACGTTCATTCCTGGGAGAAGAAGTATCCATGTCGATATTGCGACAAAGTTTTCCCTCTTGCAGAATACCGTACGAAGCATGAAATTCACCACACCGGTGAGCGAAGGTACCAGTGCTTGACGTGTGGCAAATCTTTCATCAACTACCAAATTACGGCCTCCCACATAAGATCAGTTCATAGCCAAGACCCTTCTGGAGATACCAAGCTTTATCGATTGCATCCTTGCAGGTCTTTGCAGATCAGACAGTATGCATACGTTACCGATCACTCAAGCAGTATACCAGTAATAAACGAGGGTGGAATTGTTTATCGTGTTGGTGCAGGGAAGGATGGCACTGAAGGAACAACATCTAACCCTCCATCCAAACAAATTACCTGGGATGACATTTTCATTCCACAGGGAAACgaagcaatttttaaacaaaatccatCGGAGGGAAGTACTGAATTTGAGTTTGTAATACCGGAATCATACTGA